AAATGAGAAGGAAAATTCTTGTATTCTTTATTATTTCCTCTAAATCTTTCTGTAGAGAGAGAAAACTAACTTTGGGGAGAttcaatgaagaaatccttttgaAAATTGAATAAAAGTCTCCTTCACATAAACCCTGGTGTTAGTATCTTCTTTACTTAAAATCAGTCGCCCACTGATAAAACCACTATAATCCTTCTTGTACCTGATCATTGTACAACATTTTACCATTGAAGGTTTTCTTAATTTTGAAACACTTGTTTTCACATGAGCACCAAAAATTGAATGTTGTAAATATTCTTTCTCTCTTGATTGTCTCCATAAATGTGAATGTGACCTCCTCATCACATGGATGATATGAAGATATAATTGTTAGAGAGAAAGGGTCCAAACATGCCTGTTTTACAGTTTTGAGATAATCAACAACATCCTTCACACCTTGAAAGGAAAGCTGAGTTTGCTCTAAACAAATATTCTGTGCTAAAGCTAATATCTTAAAAAACCTTTGAAATAAGGAATGATCTGAGCTAAGATTTTTAGAAGTTTCATCCATTAACCCAGGCAAGGCACATTGAACTCTCAAGTCTCCACATACGTCCTTCCTTATAGTTATAACTTTACTTGCGTAGTTGAAACTTACAATGTCATATAGATAAACATCCTTAATTAAATTCACAAGGTCATCAAAATTCTCCCTCCTATTCAAGTCACTATCTGTACATAAACAAGGGAAAAGACAACATGACTTGCAAAGTTCTATCTCAGAAGTAATaacaatttcttttccttttggtttctctatttttttctgcTCCCGTTCATCATTGCTCAACCTTGGCCTTTTTAACAGTTCCTCATTGTAATCCATTTCTAGTTTATTATTCCTCAATTTCTTTGTCACAACGTGTACTTCATCTCCATCACTTGTATGGGAACTCAAAACCTTTCTAACTCCTCTCAAAGAGAGCTGTGAATCTAAGATGATTAACTTCTGTATATTATAGTTTTTAAAGATATTTAGTAACAAATTATTGTTTGAATCTCCATAAAAGTCCATATTTCTTAGAAGCAACCTCTCTAGCTTGGGTGGGTACTTTACTTTAACAGTAATAGCAAGCATCCACCCTCGTCTTGGGATTTTGTAATTCTGATCAACCATATTACTTTCATCTACATCCATGACTTCACTGACTAATTTCTGCTTGAAATGTTCATCTACAAATTGATTCTGGCTTTCAACTTGGTCCATAACATAAGGTTGAAATCTTAAACTTAAATTTTCTATACTTTCAAAAGCCAATAGATTTAAACTGAAGTTAACAGTGATATAGACATCATAAATACTTAACGACTTGAGATTACCAGGACACTGTGCCTTATCTAGAAATTTCTGAATATTGTCAAAATACTTGATCCTTAGCTTAAGTGATTGGTGACTTGGGATATGAAATGGCATTAATGATGTGAGAAGTTGCTCCTCATTTGTCAGTTCAACTGTTACAGATATATATTTGAGGTTTGGCAAGTGATCACATTTCAAAATCTCAATTAGAGAAGACACTTCATAAACAATCACGTCAACAGTATCCAAGTTTTTAAGTGAATGCCCTTTCAAGAATTCAAGAGTTGTTGAACATAACAAAGGGCCTCTGAAAGAGGTGATAAAAACTGAGCAATGCGCATTCACCAACGTTTTGCATAGTTCTCTAAGCGCATTCTGATTAGTGTAAGGGAAACAACTACCTTTAGTAATGTAAAACTTCACGTGGGTGCAATTCTGTAAACTCTGAATATTCTTTAACTTGTTCCACATTTTAATCAACATTCTGACATCTGGAGTACTTTCTAACTTGATGGTCAAAGGATAATCCTCATTCAGTTTGACTTTTTTCAGTAAAACAACAATTCTTGTTAATTTTCTGTCATCAAATTTACCTACATCAAATATCCAGCACTGTGTTGAAGAAAGAAGCTTTACAAATAGGTTGATCACTCGTGGGTCTCCTTGACAAACATCGTCCAATGCAATTAAGTAATCCCACTGAGCCAAAGCACATTTTAATGGATTTCCAGAATTTACAATTTTGGCTTTCTGTTTGCCCTGCCTCTCATTCCTTGTTTCTTCTACTTCCATTGGCTTTGCTTCTCTATTTCCTTTGCAATGTTTCCAGCTTTTAATATCAAAGAGACTAGTTAGATACTCTTCCATAAAAGTTACTCTTTCGTCTGAAAGAGTACAACTATCACTCCAAAAACCAGAATTACACCACataccacaaacaaatttaaatACATTCTTGAAACTTGGAGCACATGTTTTCCACTTTTTGCAGGCTTTACCCGGGCAATGAAAAACATACAATGCAGCTATGAAATCCTGGACAGATGAATGTTTGAATTTTGTTTCTCTGTTTTGCGTACACAAAAACATATCTTTCACAGCACCATCTATCTGACTTACTACTCTTTCATCATAAGCACTGGTATCTCCTGTTACCAAAACACTCGTTGCAACTTCGCCTAATTTTAATATGTCCGGCAATTTTTCACTCAAAGTCCAACCACTGTTTCTGAGCTTGGTGTTAACAAAAGCTGCAATTAGTTCAAAATCAGTGCCAAATTGCACAGTACTCCCATGTGTCCTAAATACCTCTACCATGTCTGGCGTTGAAATTAAATGCTTGCATTCACTCTGTTTATAGAGACGAATAACATCTCCCTCCCGGCCACCACTGGACTTTTGAAGAAGCTGAAGAACATGGTGTTCTGTAAATGGCTTTATTTCCAACACTTTCCAATTATTGGTGTGTGATAGAACCTCTTGATGGGCAGCAATCCAAGTGCCATGTtgcatttctttgaaaatatttcccATGGACTTCATATTCCAGTCTACTATGAacaatattttatctatattttctctAATAACAGCTGCCACAGATTCAAATCCATAATTCTGCACTGTTTTTGCTGCTAAAAATTTAACACAGTTAAAAACTTGTTCCCAAAAATCAGAGCTTGAGGTGACAAGGGGAATATTTTTCAGCTTTGGTTGTCTATACATATTTTCAAGGTACAACACAAGGCCAAACCTATTGCTTTCTACAGCTGAGAATGTAAGAATCCTGAGTATAGTTGACTTTCCTGTTCCAGCTGAACCACAAAGTAGCAAGGGAAAGCTCGTGAAGTCCGTAGAGATGCCATCAATCAAATGTTTTGGTAGGTCTTCAATAACAACGTTTCTCCTGAAATTTCAAGCAAACATGAAATAAATCATAAGGAGAATCCCCAGTTcagtaacccttttacccccaaaggacgtactggtacgtttcacaaaagccatccctttacccccatggacgtaccggtacgtccttgcaaaaaaatgctataaaaatttgtttttcatattttttgataattttttgagaaaattcaggcattttccaagagaatgagaccaacctgacctctctatgacaaaaattaaggctgttagagcaataaaaaaaatatactgcaaaatgtgctggggaaaaaataaccccttgggggttaagggttggaaattttcaaatagcctggaggtaaaaggggtAATAAATAACAATTTATTTCAACACAAAACCATCCGTACACATATACCGAGTCCTGCAGTCAGCAGCTTAGGTTATCTTGGAATTGGATTTGACATCCCCAGAGATTTATGTCTTAGTTTTGCTTCCATCtgctattttcataaataattattgATTGAGTTTTCTTTTGCATAAAGTATGAATTCAATACACTcaatcaaaacttttatttttttagtggCATTATTAAGAAATCTTTGTAAGTGACAAAGGTTATTTGAATAGTACACATCAAAGTCATCCATATAAAAGCTACTGTTTAGTCTTCTAGGCATTTGAGCAACTATGTCTTTAACCGCCAATGCATAAAAGTCCCTACCTTCGGGTACAACAAAGCCAAGGTTGAAGAATTCGGAATAAATATTGTGTATACAAGTTTGGAATGTTCTTCCACCTAAAAGATTTCTAATAAAAAGAGGAGGGTGTTCTTGGAAACATAATGCTATAAGGATTTTAGTATTGAATATCTAGTATTGAACGCTACTAAAAAATAtaattgttcctacacttgatacaaaccctcattctttactataggagatattctagcgcgagctggaaaaatacggcagaaaaccttaacaaggtcgttaacgaccgggccggtagttatccacctgttagtggtgggagACTGCcagtcggtagctactgaataccttcaatcgaattctagccgtcgcagtggtaacaccgctgctcctgcttttgtttgactggcagactagtcTTTCTTTAATGTGTTTTTGATtaactctctctcttttttctttgttagatg
Above is a window of Palaemon carinicauda isolate YSFRI2023 chromosome 30, ASM3689809v2, whole genome shotgun sequence DNA encoding:
- the LOC137623349 gene encoding uncharacterized protein isoform X1; translated protein: MDWTPSTREGEQGPVCPIASAGTGDTGLKLLLPLYQFLRNECAHVAYLLLVRGFRYCGFMGDSRETVVHLPFFEFLMRVNSIKKNASKGKSKAGAASEQQKRTVHIHNLSENKDVLNQLTVQDLMDQNEVKCKVLKDLDLLLLLNIIMNEQLNYRINEEVLEAVKNIKEIRTKLFHSRYQFSVETFDYYLEELTKSTVTLYRQVDETQIPSLKNQVKRYKEQCKDNDSCRSIIENLQTEIYNNYRDMYVPEQSFVHPTIVDISRNVVIEDLPKHLIDGISTDFTSFPLLLCGSAGTGKSTILRILTFSAVESNRFGLVLYLENMYRQPKLKNIPLVTSSSDFWEQVFNCVKFLAAKTVQNYGFESVAAVIRENIDKILFIVDWNMKSMGNIFKEMQHGTWIAAHQEVLSHTNNWKVLEIKPFTEHHVLQLLQKSSGGREGDVIRLYKQSECKHLISTPDMVEVFRTHGSTVQFGTDFELIAAFVNTKLRNSGWTLSEKLPDILKLGEVATSVLVTGDTSAYDERVVSQIDGAVKDMFLCTQNRETKFKHSSVQDFIAALYVFHCPGKACKKWKTCAPSFKNVFKFVCGMWCNSGFWSDSCTLSDERVTFMEEYLTSLFDIKSWKHCKGNREAKPMEVEETRNERQGKQKAKIVNSGNPLKCALAQWDYLIALDDVCQGDPRVINLFVKLLSSTQCWIFDVGKFDDRKLTRIVVLLKKVKLNEDYPLTIKLESTPDVRMLIKMWNKLKNIQSLQNCTHVKFYITKGSCFPYTNQNALRELCKTLVNAHCSVFITSFRGPLLCSTTLEFLKGHSLKNLDTVDVIVYEVSSLIEILKCDHLPNLKYISVTVELTNEEQLLTSLMPFHIPSHQSLKLRIKYFDNIQKFLDKAQCPGNLKSLSIYDVYITVNFSLNLLAFESIENLSLRFQPYVMDQVESQNQFVDEHFKQKLVSEVMDVDESNMVDQNYKIPRRGWMLAITVKVKYPPKLERLLLRNMDFYGDSNNNLLLNIFKNYNIQKLIILDSQLSLRGVRKVLSSHTSDGDEVHVVTKKLRNNKLEMDYNEELLKRPRLSNDEREQKKIEKPKGKEIVITSEIELCKSCCLFPCLCTDSDLNRRENFDDLVNLIKDVYLYDIVSFNYASKVITIRKDVCGDLRVQCALPGLMDETSKNLSSDHSLFQRFFKILALAQNICLEQTQLSFQGVKDVVDYLKTVKQACLDPFSLTIISSYHPCDEEVTFTFMETIKRERIFTTFNFWCSCENKCFKIKKTFNGKMLYNDQVQEGL
- the LOC137623349 gene encoding uncharacterized protein isoform X2, with protein sequence MYVPEQSFVHPTIVDISRNVVIEDLPKHLIDGISTDFTSFPLLLCGSAGTGKSTILRILTFSAVESNRFGLVLYLENMYRQPKLKNIPLVTSSSDFWEQVFNCVKFLAAKTVQNYGFESVAAVIRENIDKILFIVDWNMKSMGNIFKEMQHGTWIAAHQEVLSHTNNWKVLEIKPFTEHHVLQLLQKSSGGREGDVIRLYKQSECKHLISTPDMVEVFRTHGSTVQFGTDFELIAAFVNTKLRNSGWTLSEKLPDILKLGEVATSVLVTGDTSAYDERVVSQIDGAVKDMFLCTQNRETKFKHSSVQDFIAALYVFHCPGKACKKWKTCAPSFKNVFKFVCGMWCNSGFWSDSCTLSDERVTFMEEYLTSLFDIKSWKHCKGNREAKPMEVEETRNERQGKQKAKIVNSGNPLKCALAQWDYLIALDDVCQGDPRVINLFVKLLSSTQCWIFDVGKFDDRKLTRIVVLLKKVKLNEDYPLTIKLESTPDVRMLIKMWNKLKNIQSLQNCTHVKFYITKGSCFPYTNQNALRELCKTLVNAHCSVFITSFRGPLLCSTTLEFLKGHSLKNLDTVDVIVYEVSSLIEILKCDHLPNLKYISVTVELTNEEQLLTSLMPFHIPSHQSLKLRIKYFDNIQKFLDKAQCPGNLKSLSIYDVYITVNFSLNLLAFESIENLSLRFQPYVMDQVESQNQFVDEHFKQKLVSEVMDVDESNMVDQNYKIPRRGWMLAITVKVKYPPKLERLLLRNMDFYGDSNNNLLLNIFKNYNIQKLIILDSQLSLRGVRKVLSSHTSDGDEVHVVTKKLRNNKLEMDYNEELLKRPRLSNDEREQKKIEKPKGKEIVITSEIELCKSCCLFPCLCTDSDLNRRENFDDLVNLIKDVYLYDIVSFNYASKVITIRKDVCGDLRVQCALPGLMDETSKNLSSDHSLFQRFFKILALAQNICLEQTQLSFQGVKDVVDYLKTVKQACLDPFSLTIISSYHPCDEEVTFTFMETIKRERIFTTFNFWCSCENKCFKIKKTFNGKMLYNDQVQEGL